The Sphingomicrobium aestuariivivum DNA window CGTCCCCTCGCTCGAATCGTTACCCGTTGGTGACAGGGCTAGCCGCTAGCGGCGGCGACCGCCACCCTTGAGCTTGGCCTTCTTGATGAGGTCGCCATATTGGTGGGCGATCAGGTGGCTCTGCACCTGGCTCACGAAATCGACCGTCACGTTGACGAGAATGAGCAGGCTGGTGCCGCCGAGCAGCGCCGAGCCGACATCCATGTTCGAGAACAACACCTCGGGAATGAGGCAGATGGTCACGAGATAGGCTGCGCCGATCACGGTGATACGGTTCAAGAGGTAATCGAAATACTGCTCGGTCGCCTTGCCCGGACGGATGCCCGGGACGAAGCCGCCGGCGCGCTTGAGGTTCTCCGCCGTGTCTTCCGAATTGAACTGCACTGAGGCGTAGAAGAAGCAGAAGAAGGCGATGCCGGCCCCGTAGAGGAACAGGTAGAGCGGCGCGCCGCGCTGGAGATAGGTCGAGATGGTGATGAGCACATCGTTCGACGCTGCATTGGGATCCGCACCGCCGCCCGCGAACTGGAGCACGGTGAGTGGCATCAGCAGGATCGACGAGGCGAAGATCGGCGGGATGACGCCCGCGATGTTGACCTTCATCGGCAGGTGGCTGCGCTCCTGCTGCATCATGCCGCGCGCGGTGGCGCGCTTGGGATATTGCACGAGGACGCGGCGCTGGGCGCGCTCCATGAAGCAGATGAACAGGACGATGAGGACGAGGAGCACGAGCACCGAGACGACGACCAGCGGGTCGACCGCGCCCGAACGGCCGCTCTCGAACAGCTGCGCCAGCAGGCCCGGCATGGAGGCGACGATGCCCGCCATGATGATGAGGCTGACGCCGTTACCCACGCCGCGGCTGGTGATCTGCTCGCCCAGCCACATGAGGAAGAGCGTGCCGCCGATCAGCGAGATGGTCGCAGCGATGCGGAAGGTCATGCCCGGCTCGACGACCGCGGCGATGCCCTGGTTCGCACCGAGGCCCTCGAGGCCGGTGGCGATGACGTAACCCTGCACCGCGGTGAGGAGCACCGTCAGGAAGCGGGTGTACTGGTTGAGCTTCTTGCGCCCGACTTCGCCTTCCTTCTTGAGCTGCTTCCACGGTTCGTGGAGCGCGGCGCCAAGCTGGACGACGATCGAGGCGGTGATGTAGGGCATGATGCCGAGCGCGATGATGCTCATGCGCTCGAGGCTACCGCCCGAGAAAGTGTTGAAGAAATCGAGGACGCCGCCGCGCTGCGTGTCGAACAGCTGCGCCATGGCGCGCGGGTCGATGCCGGGAATGGGAACGAAGCTCAGGAAGCGGAAGAGCACCAGCACGCCGAGCGTGAACCAGAGGCGCTTTTTGAGGTCGGTGGCCTTGCGGAAGCTGTCGAAGCTGATGCCGGCAGCCATGTTCTCGGCGGACGTCGCCATGTCTCGTTCCCTTAACTGTTCAAGCCGGGCGACACGTGGCCACCCCCCCGGAGGCTCGATATAGGAAGGGGTGGGACGATGCCCACCCCTTCACACCAACTTTTAGGCGTCGGCCTTTTCGTCGGCCTTCTTCGGCGCGGTCACTTCGACCTTGCCACCGGCCTTTTCGACCGCCTCGATGGCGCCCTTCGAGGCACCGGCGACCTTGAAGGTCAGCTTCGACTTGATCTCGCCCTTGGCGAGGAGGCGGACGCCGTCCTTGCCGCCACGGGTCAGGCCGATCGCGTCGAGCGCTTCCTGGTCGATGACCTTCTTGGCGTCGAGCTTCTTCTCGTCCACGGCCTTCTGGACCATGCCGATGTTGACGATCGCATAGTCCTTGCCGAACGGGTTGTTGAAGCCGCGCTTCGGCAGGCGCATGTGGAGCGGCATCTGGCCGCCTTCGAAACCGTTGATCGAGACGCCCGAACGGCTCTTCTGGCCCTTCTGGCCGCGACCGCCGGTCTTGCCCTTGCCCGAACCGATGCCACGGCCGATGCGCATGCGGCCCTTGCGGGCGCCGTCGTTGTCCTTGAGGTCGTTGATCTTGATGGTCATGTCTTGCACTCGCTTTCGCTTTTCATCGCGCTTGATTGGAAAAGGGAGGCCTTCCAGCGACTTGAGTTGAAGGCTCCCGGCGCGCTGCCTTTAGGGCAGGTCGCCTGAACGGGCAAGAGGGGCCGGCACTTCGGTGCTGACCCCTCTCCCCTTTGCCGCCCGCCCCTAAGGCCGGGCAGCCAATGCTTTTACGCCTCTTCGACGGTGACGAGGTGCTGGACCTTCTTCACCGCGCCGAGGACTTCCGGGGTCGCCTTCTTCTCGACGGTCCGGTGCATCTTGTTGAGACCAAGGCCCACCAGCGTCTCGCGCTGGCCCTTCTCGCGACGGATCGGCGAGCCGGTCTGGGTGATCTTGATCGTCTTGACGTCGTTCTTCTTGGCCATGTGACTTACTCCGTGACCGCGTCGGCGGTCGCTTCGGCCTCGGCCTTGTCCATGCCACCACGGCCAAGGAGGTCGGCGACCTTCTTGCCGCGACGCTGGGCGACGCTGCGCGGGCTGGTCTGATCCTTGAGCGCCTCGAAGGTGGCGCGGATCATGTTGAACGGGTTGGCGGTGCCGTTCGACTTGGTCACGACGTCAGCGACGCCGAGCGCTTCGAACACGGCACGCATCGGACCGCCGGCGATGATGCCGGTACCCGGAGGCGCGGTGCGAACCACGACCTTGCCGGCGCCGAAGTGGCCCTTGCCGTCGTGATGGAGGGTGCGACCTTCCTTCAGCGGCACGCGGACCATCGCCTTCTTGGCAGCGGCGGTCGCCTTGTTGATCGCTTCCGGCACTTCGCGGGCCTTGCCCGAGCCGAAGCCCGCGCGGCCCTTGCCGTCACCGACCACGACGAGCGCGGCGAAACCGAAGCGCTTACCGCCCTTCACGGTCTTCGAGACGCGGTTGATGTGGACGAGCTTTTCGATCAGCTCCTCGCCATCTTCCTCGTTGCGGCGGTTGTCACGACCACCGCGACCGCGGCCACGGCCACCATCGCGACCGCCACGGCCGCCGTCACGGCCACCGCCGCGACCACCGCGGCCACCGCGGGGCTTGTCTTCACCGGCGACGCCGGCAGCGGCCTGGGCAGCGGCAACCTCGGGGGTTTCCGCAACGCCGGGAGCCTGTTCGCCGTGGGCCGTTTCGGTCGCGGGCGTTTCGGTCGCCTGCACTTCTTCGGTCTTCTTGTCGTCAGCCATATTAGAACTCCAGCCCTTCTTCACGGGCGGCTTCGGCCAGCGCCTTGACGCGGCCATGGAAGAGGAACC harbors:
- the rplO gene encoding 50S ribosomal protein L15 translates to MTIKINDLKDNDGARKGRMRIGRGIGSGKGKTGGRGQKGQKSRSGVSINGFEGGQMPLHMRLPKRGFNNPFGKDYAIVNIGMVQKAVDEKKLDAKKVIDQEALDAIGLTRGGKDGVRLLAKGEIKSKLTFKVAGASKGAIEAVEKAGGKVEVTAPKKADEKADA
- the secY gene encoding preprotein translocase subunit SecY — encoded protein: MATSAENMAAGISFDSFRKATDLKKRLWFTLGVLVLFRFLSFVPIPGIDPRAMAQLFDTQRGGVLDFFNTFSGGSLERMSIIALGIMPYITASIVVQLGAALHEPWKQLKKEGEVGRKKLNQYTRFLTVLLTAVQGYVIATGLEGLGANQGIAAVVEPGMTFRIAATISLIGGTLFLMWLGEQITSRGVGNGVSLIIMAGIVASMPGLLAQLFESGRSGAVDPLVVVSVLVLLVLIVLFICFMERAQRRVLVQYPKRATARGMMQQERSHLPMKVNIAGVIPPIFASSILLMPLTVLQFAGGGADPNAASNDVLITISTYLQRGAPLYLFLYGAGIAFFCFFYASVQFNSEDTAENLKRAGGFVPGIRPGKATEQYFDYLLNRITVIGAAYLVTICLIPEVLFSNMDVGSALLGGTSLLILVNVTVDFVSQVQSHLIAHQYGDLIKKAKLKGGGRRR
- the rpmD gene encoding 50S ribosomal protein L30, giving the protein MAKKNDVKTIKITQTGSPIRREKGQRETLVGLGLNKMHRTVEKKATPEVLGAVKKVQHLVTVEEA
- the rpsE gene encoding 30S ribosomal protein S5, translating into MADDKKTEEVQATETPATETAHGEQAPGVAETPEVAAAQAAAGVAGEDKPRGGRGGRGGGRDGGRGGRDGGRGRGRGGRDNRRNEEDGEELIEKLVHINRVSKTVKGGKRFGFAALVVVGDGKGRAGFGSGKAREVPEAINKATAAAKKAMVRVPLKEGRTLHHDGKGHFGAGKVVVRTAPPGTGIIAGGPMRAVFEALGVADVVTKSNGTANPFNMIRATFEALKDQTSPRSVAQRRGKKVADLLGRGGMDKAEAEATADAVTE